One Deltaproteobacteria bacterium genomic region harbors:
- a CDS encoding 4Fe-4S dicluster domain-containing protein, translated as MTVLTRRELITGLWKNRAKESGEIQASPIPQEPKEDIVSLLAKSRNRAPWEAEISGAASQTHLAVVNSEKCLQNLGTVCFSCIEHCAVDGAIQPTQQAPIINADRCTGCGSCVFVCPAPKPALNLRKLSCQT; from the coding sequence ATGACTGTGCTCACGCGACGAGAACTTATTACCGGCCTATGGAAGAATAGAGCTAAAGAGTCGGGCGAAATTCAAGCCAGCCCTATTCCACAGGAACCTAAAGAAGATATTGTTTCGCTACTGGCCAAATCACGTAACCGAGCGCCGTGGGAGGCCGAGATATCTGGCGCCGCTTCTCAGACTCACTTAGCAGTCGTAAACTCCGAAAAATGTTTGCAAAACTTGGGAACTGTTTGTTTCAGTTGTATTGAACACTGTGCGGTAGATGGTGCAATTCAACCAACCCAACAAGCTCCGATCATAAATGCGGACCGTTGCACAGGATGCGGTAGCTGCGTATTTGTTTGCCCCGCGCCAAAGCCGGCCCTAAACCTTAGGAAATTGTCATGTCAAACGTGA